A genomic segment from Chitinophaga niabensis encodes:
- a CDS encoding FAD-binding and (Fe-S)-binding domain-containing protein, whose protein sequence is METGKLLEAILPKDRIKTRLIDLVSYASDAGFYYLRPKAVVQPLNEKEIIALFHFSHQHKIPLTFRTGGTSLSGQSITDGILVDLSKYWNSLSIEEEGNQVRVQPGITGGMVNARLKKFKRKIGPDPSSIDSAMIGGILSNNSSGMCCGVKLNSYHTTKYIRFILPDGKVFNTAIPEDYARFEKECSAIFQAIKTLRAQITGNADLQLRIRQKYETKNTVGYSLNALIDYTHPLDILAHLLIGAEGTLGFIAEAVMQTVPDYPYKSTAFLYFPDIYAACQAIPSLTLSGAEAVELMDRASLRSIEQVVGVPEQLKTLPETAAALLVEFGADSTTVLQEKLNGLSLTNFSLLEPPRFTEDPYEQQFLWKLRKGMFPAVGAVRASGTTVVLEDIAFPVAQLGSAILDLQALFVQHGYDNAIIFGHAKDGNIHFVVTQSFNTQAEIERYDRFLRDVVVLVVEKYDGTLKAEHGTGRNMAPFVETEWGGEAYEVMKQLKAVIDPQNLLNPGVIISDDKNLHIKNLKPLPVVEQEVDKCIECGYCEHKCPSRDITLTPRRRIVVRRELALLKESDKKKEYAELIKEYQYDGLETCAVDGLCATVCPVDINTGDLVKRLRRENHTSFANNVALRIAKNFRTTTQLVSFALKTGNAINGVFGKNAMRNLTSGIKKIIPAFPLWSNQLQAASFKAKSANNGGQATVVYFPTCISRVMGGAMDDKKNLVDTFMSVSAKAQINVLIPDDIQSTCCGQLFSSKGFSQAYQHTANNTISKLWEWTNHGAYPVVLDVSSCSQTIQHSRGVLTQENRERYDKMMIIDSIDYLHDHVLQSSTTIHKKDNVVLHPVCTLQKMKLTGKLVNIAKHYANNVDVPVTAGCCGMAGDRGFLFPELTAAATAPEANEVKKHHYEGYYSTAKTCEMALSDAVGKNYESILYLADECTR, encoded by the coding sequence ATGGAAACAGGGAAGTTATTAGAAGCGATCTTACCAAAGGACAGGATTAAAACACGATTGATAGATCTCGTTTCCTATGCCTCAGATGCAGGGTTTTATTACCTGCGGCCTAAAGCGGTGGTGCAGCCACTGAATGAAAAAGAGATCATCGCCTTATTTCATTTTTCCCATCAGCATAAAATCCCGCTCACTTTTCGCACAGGCGGTACCAGTTTATCCGGACAGTCCATTACAGATGGTATCCTGGTAGACCTGAGCAAATATTGGAACAGTTTATCTATCGAAGAGGAGGGGAACCAGGTAAGGGTGCAACCGGGTATAACAGGAGGAATGGTGAATGCCCGCCTGAAGAAGTTCAAGCGGAAGATAGGGCCAGACCCTTCCAGCATTGATTCTGCCATGATCGGCGGGATCCTTTCCAATAATTCCAGTGGTATGTGTTGCGGCGTGAAGCTGAATTCCTATCATACCACAAAATATATCCGCTTTATACTGCCGGATGGAAAAGTGTTCAACACTGCCATACCGGAAGATTATGCACGGTTTGAAAAAGAGTGCAGCGCCATTTTCCAGGCTATCAAAACCCTCCGTGCACAGATAACCGGGAATGCTGATCTGCAGCTGAGGATCCGCCAGAAATACGAAACCAAGAACACGGTGGGTTATTCCCTGAATGCATTGATCGATTATACACACCCGCTGGATATACTTGCACATCTTTTGATCGGAGCAGAAGGTACACTGGGCTTTATTGCGGAAGCAGTGATGCAAACAGTGCCTGACTATCCTTATAAATCCACCGCATTTTTATATTTCCCGGATATTTATGCTGCCTGCCAGGCTATTCCCTCGCTCACTTTATCAGGTGCAGAGGCTGTGGAATTAATGGACAGGGCATCCCTGCGTTCCATAGAACAGGTGGTGGGTGTTCCTGAACAATTGAAAACACTGCCGGAAACTGCTGCTGCCTTGCTGGTGGAATTTGGAGCAGATAGCACCACTGTATTGCAGGAGAAATTAAACGGTCTTTCCCTCACGAACTTTTCTTTGCTGGAACCACCAAGGTTTACAGAAGACCCGTATGAGCAGCAGTTCTTATGGAAACTCCGCAAAGGCATGTTCCCTGCGGTAGGTGCTGTAAGGGCCAGCGGCACAACCGTGGTGCTGGAAGATATTGCTTTTCCGGTAGCGCAACTGGGTAGCGCTATCCTTGATCTGCAGGCACTTTTTGTGCAGCATGGTTATGATAATGCCATCATCTTCGGGCATGCCAAAGATGGGAACATCCACTTCGTGGTAACACAGTCCTTCAATACACAGGCAGAGATTGAGCGGTACGACCGGTTCCTGAGAGATGTAGTGGTATTGGTGGTAGAAAAGTACGACGGTACTTTAAAGGCAGAACATGGGACCGGCAGGAACATGGCCCCTTTTGTTGAAACGGAGTGGGGCGGGGAAGCCTATGAGGTGATGAAGCAGCTGAAAGCAGTGATCGATCCGCAGAACTTACTGAACCCGGGGGTAATCATCAGCGATGATAAGAACCTGCATATCAAAAATCTGAAGCCACTGCCGGTGGTAGAGCAGGAGGTGGATAAATGTATTGAATGTGGTTATTGCGAACATAAATGCCCCAGCAGGGACATTACCCTTACACCCCGCAGGCGTATTGTAGTGAGAAGGGAATTAGCGCTGCTGAAAGAAAGCGATAAGAAAAAAGAATATGCCGAACTGATAAAGGAATACCAGTACGATGGCCTGGAAACCTGTGCCGTAGATGGTTTATGCGCTACGGTTTGCCCGGTGGACATCAATACCGGCGACCTGGTAAAAAGATTAAGAAGAGAAAATCACACTTCGTTCGCCAATAATGTGGCGCTGCGTATTGCAAAGAATTTCAGGACCACCACGCAGCTGGTATCTTTTGCATTGAAAACAGGAAATGCCATTAACGGCGTGTTCGGTAAAAATGCCATGCGTAACCTAACCAGTGGCATTAAAAAGATCATCCCCGCTTTTCCTTTGTGGAGCAACCAGTTGCAGGCTGCTTCCTTTAAGGCTAAGAGTGCCAATAACGGCGGGCAGGCCACCGTAGTGTATTTTCCTACCTGTATCTCCCGGGTAATGGGAGGTGCCATGGATGATAAGAAGAACCTTGTGGATACCTTCATGAGCGTATCGGCGAAAGCACAGATCAATGTGCTGATCCCGGATGATATCCAATCCACCTGCTGCGGGCAGCTGTTCTCTTCCAAAGGTTTCAGCCAGGCTTACCAGCATACGGCAAATAATACCATCAGTAAATTATGGGAATGGACCAACCACGGCGCTTATCCTGTAGTGCTGGATGTAAGCTCCTGCTCACAAACGATCCAGCATAGCAGGGGAGTACTTACACAGGAGAACAGGGAACGTTATGATAAGATGATGATCATTGACAGTATTGATTACCTGCATGATCATGTACTGCAATCATCCACCACCATTCATAAAAAAGATAATGTTGTATTGCACCCGGTTTGTACTTTGCAGAAGATGAAGTTAACCGGCAAACTGGTAAATATTGCAAAACATTATGCTAATAATGTAGATGTGCCTGTTACTGCAGGATGCTGTGGTATGGCCGGGGACAGGGGATTCCTCTTCCCTGAGTTAACCGCTGCGGCCACAGCGCCGGAAGCAAATGAAGTGAAGAAGCATCACTATGAAGGATACTATTCTACCGCTAAAACCTGTGAGATGGCCCTGTCCGATGCGGTAGGAAAGAACTATGAATCGATCCTGTATCTGGCGGATGAGTGCACCCGCTAA
- the pdxR gene encoding MocR-like pyridoxine biosynthesis transcription factor PdxR — protein sequence MLPFKTLIQVDKKSKYPIYQQIANRFIGLIQEGVLQPGAFLPGSRVMAAQLGLHRQTVVAAYEELASQDWIISMARKGMMVAANLPVIKPRSFKTTAVAYAQGPSFSFNAVPKLEMLPPAIGIRYTINDGFPDVRLAPLTEWTKECRSIVQSPRYTKLLMDGSDTLRKEMTKFLTNTRGLNISPDNIMVSRGAQMAIYTAAAMLIRKGDHVITGSPNYIFADLCFEQLGANIIRVPVDNEGIDVDAVEKLCRTKKIRMLYVVPHHHHPTTVTLSAERRMKLLEIIRTYKLAVIEDDYDYDFHYSSAPILPLASADHGGNVMYIGSLTKSLGLSLRIGFLVAPARFIAEAGHLRRLMDLRGDNLSEEALAAMLQSGAIERHLKKAKKIYHERRDLLCKLLMDKLDNRLQFTPPSGGLALWLKFPEHLPVQEVAEKALDLGLRMSPGMHYHYQGKPGNALRFGFASLNDRELANVVGILAKCCK from the coding sequence ATGCTTCCATTTAAAACACTCATACAGGTAGATAAGAAATCGAAATACCCTATCTACCAGCAGATCGCTAACCGTTTCATAGGGCTGATCCAGGAAGGGGTTTTACAGCCGGGGGCTTTCCTTCCGGGGAGCCGGGTAATGGCAGCGCAATTAGGCTTGCACCGGCAGACCGTGGTGGCTGCTTACGAGGAACTGGCCAGCCAGGACTGGATAATATCCATGGCGCGCAAAGGGATGATGGTAGCTGCGAACCTGCCCGTTATCAAACCGCGTTCTTTTAAAACTACTGCTGTTGCCTATGCACAGGGCCCTTCTTTTTCCTTTAATGCTGTACCAAAACTGGAGATGTTGCCTCCTGCCATAGGGATCCGCTATACGATCAATGATGGTTTCCCGGATGTAAGGCTGGCGCCTTTAACCGAATGGACAAAGGAATGCCGTTCTATTGTGCAGAGCCCACGCTACACCAAATTACTTATGGATGGAAGTGATACGCTGCGGAAGGAAATGACGAAGTTCCTCACCAATACCCGTGGCCTGAATATTTCCCCGGATAATATCATGGTCAGCCGGGGAGCGCAGATGGCTATTTACACGGCGGCGGCTATGCTGATCAGGAAAGGCGATCATGTGATCACCGGCAGCCCCAACTATATCTTCGCTGATCTCTGTTTTGAACAGCTGGGTGCTAATATTATCAGGGTGCCGGTGGATAATGAAGGCATAGATGTGGATGCCGTGGAAAAGCTCTGCCGTACCAAAAAGATCCGGATGTTATACGTGGTGCCACATCATCACCATCCTACTACCGTAACGTTGAGTGCGGAAAGGAGGATGAAGCTGCTGGAGATCATCCGTACCTATAAACTGGCCGTGATAGAAGATGATTACGATTATGATTTTCATTATAGTTCGGCTCCGATCTTGCCATTGGCCAGTGCAGACCATGGCGGCAATGTGATGTATATCGGCTCCCTCACGAAATCCCTGGGTTTATCCCTGAGGATAGGGTTCCTGGTAGCGCCGGCCCGTTTTATTGCAGAAGCGGGCCATTTGCGCAGGTTAATGGACCTGCGGGGAGATAACCTTTCAGAAGAGGCCCTGGCGGCTATGCTGCAAAGCGGAGCTATTGAGCGGCATCTCAAAAAGGCCAAAAAGATTTATCACGAAAGGCGGGACCTGCTCTGTAAGCTCCTTATGGATAAGTTGGACAACCGGTTGCAATTTACTCCTCCCTCCGGCGGCCTGGCCCTCTGGCTGAAATTCCCGGAACACCTGCCTGTACAGGAGGTGGCGGAAAAGGCTTTGGACCTTGGTCTAAGGATGTCTCCCGGAATGCATTATCATTACCAGGGTAAGCCGGGTAATGCCTTAAGGTTCGGTTTTGCGTCCCTGAATGACCGGGAATTAGCGAATGTGGTGGGGATATTGGCCAAATGCTGTAAATAG